CACGATCGTTTCTACCAATTTTTGGTTGATCACGCACTATCGTTTCTGTAACTTGTTGCTGTTGCGATTGTGTATTTCCAGCAGCTCTGCTTTGTGCAGAACGTTCGTCTAAATTAGGAATTTCCTCTTTTTGAGTATTCAAGTTTTCCTGTTTTCTATCGCGAGCTTCTTGAATCGTGTTTTGTGTTTCCTGAGGTAATTCACCTTTAAATAAGAATGAAATTACATCTTTATTCACTTCATCAATCATGGCTTTAAACAATTCGAAAGCTTCGAATTTATAGATAAGTAACGGGTCTTTTTGTTCGTGCACTGCTAATTGTACCGATTGCTTAAGTTCGTCCATTTTGCGTAAATGCGTTTTCCAAGCATCATCAATAATGGCTAAAGTAATGTTCTTCTCGAAATCTGTAATTAATTGTTTTCCTTGAGTTTCGTATGCTTTTTCTAAATCGGTAACAACATTTAGTGTTTTAATTCCATCGGTAAAAGGCACCACAATACGCTTAAATTTATCGCCTTGAGTTTCAAATACGTTTTTAATAACAGGGAATGCACTTTCTGCATTACGCATCATTTTTTCTTTGTAATTCTCAAATGCCGCTTTGTAAATTTTAGCAGTAATATCTTGAGCAGCAAGTTTTCCGAATTCAGCTTCGGTTACTGGAGAGCTCATTGAGAAATAACGAATTAATTCGAATTCGAAATTTTTAAAATCGCTAGCAGCTTTGTTCGTTTCAACAATACCTTCCGATGTATCGAAAATCATATTTGCTAAATCTACACGTAAACGTTCTCCAAATAATGCATGGTGACGACGTTTATAAACAACTTCACGTTGCGCGTTCATAACATCATCATATTCTAATAAACGCTTACGAACTCCAAATTGATTTTCTTCAACTTTTTTCTGTGCACGCTCAATAGACTTAGAAATCATAGAATGCTGAATCACTTCACCTTCTTGTAATCCCATTTTATCCATCATTTTGGCAATACGCTCACTACCAAACAATCTCATTAAATTATCTTCTAGAGATACATAAAATTGAGAACTTCCTGGATCTCCTTGACGACCGGCACGACCACGTAACTGTCTGTCTACACGACGAGAATCGTGACGTTCTGTACCAACAATTGCTAAACCTCCAGCAGCTTTAACCTCGGCAGATAATTTAATATCGGTACCACGACCAGCCATATTGGTTGCGATAGTTACTTGTCCAGATTTACCAGCCTGATCTACAATATCAGCCTCTTTTTTATGTTGTTTCGCGTTTAATACATTGTGAGGTATTTTACGAATGCTAAGCATTTTACCAAGCAATTCACTAATTTCTACCGATGTTGTACCAATTAAAACTGGGCGTCCAGCTTCTGCTAATTTGGTAACATCATCAATAACCGCATTGTATTTTTCACGCTTAGTTTTATAAACTAAATCTTCTTTATCATCACGAGCAATAGGGCGGTTGGTTGGTATTTCTACAACATCCAATTCGTAAATTTCCCAGAACTCACCAGCTTCTGTAACAGCTGTACCCGTCATACCACTTAGTTTGCGGTACATTCTAAAGTAATTTTGTAGTGTTACCGTTGCAAAAGTTTGGGTAGCATCTTCAATTTTTACATTTTCTTTAGCTTCAATCGCTTGGTGTAACCCATCAGAGTAACGACGGCCATCCATAATACGCCCCGTTTGCTCATCTACAATCATTACTTTATTTTCCATCACCACATATTGGGTGTCTTTTTCAAATAAAGCATAAGCTTTTAAAAGCTGATTTAAGGTATGAATACGTTCGGATTTTACACCAAAATCTTTATATAAATCCTCTTTTTGTTCAGCCTCGTCTTCTTTAGAAAGACCTTGACTTTCAATTTTAGCAATTTCAAGTCCAATTTCTGGTAAGATGAAGAAATCTGGGTTATCCTTTCCAGAAATATACTCAACTCCTTTATCTGTTAATTCAACCTGGTTGTTTTTCTCTTCAATTACATAGTACAATTCCTCATCAACCTTTGGCATTTCACGGTTGTTATCTGCCATGAAATAGTTTTCGGTTTTTTGTAATAATTGTTTAACACCTTCTTCAGATAAAAACTTAATAAGGGCTTTGTTTTTTGGAATACCACGATAAACACGTAGTAATTTTAAACCACCTTCTTTAGTATCTCCATCTTTAATAAGTTTTTTAGCTTCTGCTAAAACACCTGTTAAATACTTACGTTGTACCGTTACAATATCGTCAACCTTTGGCTTAAGTTCTGTAAATTCGTGACGCTCACCTTGTGGTATTGGACCAGAAATAATTAACGGCGTACGCGCATCATCAACTAAAACCGAATCCACCTCATCTACAATAGCGTAGTGGTGTGGGCGTTGTACTAAATCGTCTGGCGAATGTGCCATGTTATCACGTAAGTAATCGAAACCAAATTCGTTATTAGTACCATAAGTAATATCGGCATTGTAAGCCGCTTTACGTTCTGGCGAGTTTGGTTTAAAATAATCTATACAAGCAACGCTTAAACCATGGAACTCAAAAATTGGAGCCATCCACGCGCTATCACGTTTTGCTAAGTAATCGTTCACCGTTACTAAATGCACACCTTTACCAGCAAGTGCATTTAAGTAAACAGGTAGGGTTGCAACTAATGTTTTACCTTCACCCGTTTGCATTTCTGCAATTTTACCTTGGTGCATAGCAATACCACCAATAAGTTGCACATCATAATGCACCATATCCCAAGTAATAGCTTTTCCTGCAGCATCCCAAGAGTTTGCCCAAGTAGCTTGGTCGCCTTCTAGACTAACATAAGCTTTATCGGCAGAAATAGATCTATCGAACTCACTAGCGGTAACAGAAATTTGTGTGTTTTTTGTAAAACGTTTTGCTGTTTCTTTTACCACAGCAAAAGCTTCTGGTAAAATAGTATTTAAAACATCTTCGGTAATTTTATAAGCCTCGTCTTTCAATTTATCAATTTCTTGATAAATATCTTCACGACGGTCAATATCTTCTGTAGATTCTGCTTCGTTAACTAAGCTCGCAATAGTGTCATTGGTAGCTTGAGTGGCTTCGGCAATTTTAGCTTTAAATTCGGCTGTTTTTGCTCTTAATTGATCGTGCGATAATGCTTCTAAAGCCGCCTCGTATGTAGTAATTTGTTTAACTATAGGCGTAATGGCTTTTACATCTTGTTTCGATTTATCGCCAACAAATACCTTTAGTATAGAATCTAAAAATGTCATGTTATTAATTTTATATAAATATGTTTTCTAGGACAATCCTAGGTGTTTTTCAGTTAAAATATAATACTAAAATAAGCCGTTCTGTAGGCTATTAAACGCATAGGGTAAGCCATGCTTATATTAATACCAAAGATACCTTTTAGAACAAAAAAAAAGTCTCAATTCGAGACTTTTTAACTATTCTTTATGCTTATATTTTTAATATTCATCTTCATTCCACAGATAATCTTCATCTGTAGGGTAATCCGACCATATTTCCTCAATCGAATCGTACGAATCACCTTCGTCCTCAATCGACTGTAAATTTTCTACAACCTCTAAAGGTGCACCAGTTCTAATGGCGTAATCTATCAATTCGTCTTTGGTTGCAGGCCAAGGTGCATCACTTAAATAAGATGCTAATTCTAAAGTCCAATACATGTGTTAATGCGTTTAATTTTTTGCAAAAATAAATTTTTAGTTTAAACACACAAGTAAAAAATGAATTATTTAATCATTAATTTTAAGAACGTATCCTTTTGTACTCTAAACAGTTGAAATTTATTATTGCATAGTTAATAATTGTAGCAATACTTTTGCTTTATTTTTGTTTTGGTCGTTACCACAAGGGGCGGGCTTTATTCGTTGATTTCTATTTTATATTAAAGAACTCATGAATATAAATATTTCTCTACTCGCTCCCTTCCGTTGGTCGGGGATCTTAAACATGCCGTTCGATCCCTAACGCGGTTTCGCTTTCTAATTCAAAATATAGCTTTTTAATTTAAACTTCCAATAAATAATTTAATACTTTTCAGGAATCCATTTAATTTCATTTGCTTGCAAGTCTAAAGACAACTTTCGTGCCAATACAAAAAGATAGTCCGAAAGTCTATTTAAATACTTTAAAGCATTCGCTTCAAAAGGTTCTAAGTCGTTAAGTGCTGTTGCTAAACGCTCGGCTCTACGGCATACACAGCGCGCTATGTGACAAAATGACACGGTTTGATGGCCGCCTGGAAGCACAAAATGCGTCATTTCTGGTAAAGCTTCGTTCATACTGTCCATAGCAAGCTCTAAACGCTCAATATCCTTAATAGATATCTTTTCGATATTAAGCCGGTCTTTACCATTTTTTAAAACAGCTTTTTCTGGATCGGTAGCCAAAATAGCGCCAACCGTAAATAATTTATGCTGAATTTCGGTAAGTAATTCCTTGTAATCCTCGTTAATGTCCTGGTCGCGAATTAAACCCAAATGAGAGTTTAACTCATCTACAGTGCCGTAACTTTCTATACGGATATGGTGCTTTGGTACACGAGTACCTCCAAATAATGCCGTGGTACCGTTATCGCCTGTTTTAGTGTAAATTTTCATAGGTTAAAGGTAATTGTTAAAAAAGGAAATTTCAAAAAAGATTACTGTAAAAATAGAAGTGCTTGTTAGAAGTATTTCATTTATAGTTTTTTAAACTGACAATTTTATTCTGTGAATAATTATTTAACAATTCTTTAAGGAATTATGAGTATTGCTAATAATACTGTTTTAAAAAGGGGGTAATTAAAAGAAACTTTGTAATAATTGCTTGTAAGTTAATTATCACTTATAGATTAAAAGGAAAACTATTATTTTTGCACAAAACAACATAAAAAAATAAAACTTAATTATGAAAAAAATCTCATTAGTAGTATTATTACTTGTAGGTTCCTTCGGTGCTAAGGCTCAGTCTTACGTAGGGTTTCTTACAGATAATTACAGCGGTGTAAATAGCGTTATTGCTAACCCTGCTAATATTACAGATTCTCGTTTTAAAACAGATATTAACATTGTAGGTGTTAGTGCTTTTGCAGGTAACGACTATTATGGCGTTAACCTTTTGGATGCACTTAAAGATGATTACGATTTTGATTTAGATGCCAAAAAATCGCCATCTACAGATAACAATGCAGCTATTAATTTAGATGTTATGGGGCCAGCATTTATGTTTAATTTAACCGAAACTAGCTCTTTAGCTATTTTTACTAGAGCACGCTCTATGGTTAATGTAACCGAAATTAATGGAGAAACTATTGATAATGTTGATGATGACACTACCGATGATTTTATTGTAAACGAAGGTGATTTTACAACCTTTGCTCAAGCTTGGGCAGAAGTAGGTGTAACTTATGCTAGAGTTTTAATGAACAAAGAAGAACACTTTTTAAAAGGTGGTCTTACAGTAAAGTATTTACAAGGTGGTGGTACTGCTTATGCTTATGGTAAAAATGTAACTGTAGATTATGATGCCGATGGTACAAATCCAACTACAGGAAGTTTAGATACTACAGGTGAGTTAACTTATGGTTATTATGATAATTTCGATAATGATGATTATGATTACGAACTTCCAGATGCTTCTGGTTTTGGTGCAGATTTAGGTTTTGTTTACGAATGGAGACCAGATTATAGAGACTACCAAACAACTAATGCAGATGGTGATACATATAGTCATAAGTACGAAAACAAATACAAATTAAAATTAGGTATTTCTATTACAGATATCGGTCAAATTAACTACAAAGAGGGAACTCAAGAAGTTTTTGATATTAACGGTACAAACATTAATGAAGACGATTTTGATAATGGTGACGATTTTGCAGATGCTTTAGAAAATATCTACGGTATTGGTACAGTAACTAATGGTTACAAAGTAAAGTTACCAACGGCTGTTCATTTAAATGCAGATTATAGCTTTACTAAGCGTTTCTTTTTAAACTTAAATACTGATTTTTCTCTTATTGCTAAAGGAAAAGAAAAAGCGAGTCGTATTGCAAACATGGTATCATTAACTCCTCGTTTTGAGAGTAAATGGTTTAGTTTTTACGTGCCAGTAAGTTTAGTACAGTATAACGGATTTCAAGCAGGAGCAGGATTTAGAGCAGGACCTTTATACATTGGTTCTGGATCTGTAATTACTGCTTTAGCGGGTGATAATACAAAAGGTGCCGATGTTTATGCAGGTTTAAAAGTGCCAGTATACCAAGGTAAGCCAAGAGATAGAGATAATGATGGTATTATCGATAAGTTAGATGGTTGTCCTAAAGAAGCAGGACCAGCTGAGAACAACGGTTGTCCATGGTTAGATAGTGATGTAGATGGTGTTATGGATAATGACGATAATTGTCCAGAAGTTGCCGGTCCTAAAGAAAATAAAGGTTGTCCTTGGGGAGATACAGATAATGATGGTGTTTTAGACAATATCGATATTTGTCCTAAAGTTGCAGGTCCTGTAGAAAACAGTGGTTGCCCATGGAAAGATACAGATAACGATGGTGTAGCAGACAAAGATGACGAATGTGTAGACGTTGCTGGTACAGTAGCAAACAAAGGTTGTCCTGAAGTAATTGTACCTACAGTAGAGGTTCAAGCAACTTTAAATGCTTACGCTAAAACTATTTTGTTTAACTCTGGAAAATCTTCTATTAAAACAGAATCTAATAAAGTGTTAGCTGAAATTGTAAACATTTTAGGTGAATATCCTGATGCTAAATTTTCTATTGAAGGTCACACAGATAGTTCTGGAGGAGATACTTTAAACCAAAGACTATCAGATGCTAGAGCAAATGCTGTAAAAGCTTATTTAGTAAAAAATGGTGTAGATGAGTTTAGATTATCTGCTATTGGTTTTGGTGAAACTAGACCAATTGCTACTAATGCAACATCTGCTGGTAGAGCTGATAACAGAAGAGTAGAAATTAACTTAGTTAAGTAATAATTTCAACTTAATAATATTTAGATAGTTTTTATCTAAACAAAAGCCTCATAGTTTAATAACTCTGAGGCTTTTTTTTTGTTTTTTATAATGAAGGAAAAGTGAAGTGAGATTTTAGTTAAACACGAATAATAAAATCTTCACGAACTTGCTCTTTCCTAAAGAATACAAATCCCCAGAAAAAAGTATCTACAGTAACTTTTACTTTCGGATGTTTTTTTATTATTTCCCATGCTTCGGTCATGCCTTTAGACCAATAAATATCATCAAATATAAAAACAGAATCGTTGTGAGCCGTTTCTAAAAGCGCTTCGAAATAATCTAAAGTGGCTTGCTTTTTATGGTTACCATCAAAGAAAATTAAATCGTAACTATTATTGGTTTTAAGTTGTTCAATTTCATCATTAAAATTACCTATTATCACTTCAATGTTTTTTAGCTTAAAAGCTTCAAAATTAGATTTAGATAAGGTGGAAATATTAGGGCAGCCTTCAATAGTTTTAATGTTAGCTTTGGGATTTCCTAAATGTAAAGCTGCTGTAGCTATGCCTAAAGACGTACCTAATTCTAAGCTGTTTTCGGGTTTAAAGTAGTTTGATAATCTATATAGTAGTTTTGCGTGATTATTGGTAGACCCCGCGTTTTTAGCCATTTTAGAAATGCTGCGTTTTTCCTGTTTCATAACCTGAGAACCAGCGCCTAAATCGGTTACTTGTATAAGGTTATTATTCTTTAGAAGTGCTGCTTTATAATCGATTATTGTTTTATAATCTGGGTAGTTTTTTTTATCGTAAAAGCACTTGGTAATTAAATCGTACACAAAAGGGGAGTGCACACCGTGCTCATTGGTCGATTTTAAAAGAAATTTAAAATATTGAATAATTTGATACACGCTTTTATTGACCGTTTTAGTTATTTGGCTAAATACATGCCAAAGAATACTGCTAAAAATCCAACCACAAAACTAGCAATAGTATAAATTGCAAAACTTGTAAAATCTCCAGATTTTAAAAACATGTGGTTTTCGTAAGCAAAGGTAGAAAAAGTTGTAAAACCACCACAGAAACCAGTAGCTAAAAGTAATGTCTGGTTTTGTGAAAGCGAATCGTGTTTAGCAGCGAGACCTAAAACAATACCTATAAGCAGGCTGCCCAAAATATTGGCTACAAATGTGCCGTAAGGTATGCCGTTTTCGGTGTTGTTTAAAAGTTTACCAATTACATAGCGCAGTACGCTACCAAAACCGCCACCCAGAAAAACGAATACAAGTTGTTTCATTTAAAAATTAATCATCAAGTGGTTTTATGGCAATGTATATTTCGGTTAGCCATTCTGCAGGATTTGGGTTGTTTTCGGCTAAATTACTATAGACTTCTATAGTCGGTCCGTTTTCTAAAGCTTCTAATCCATTTTCAGGAATATAATTCATGCCTTTTTTCCATGCTTCTTTTAAGTTGGTGTAATTTCCTTTTAAAACCGTTTTTACAGCTTTAAATGGCAGTAGTTGTCCCGTTAATATATCGCTATTACTAGATATTACTTTTTCGGTTGTTGGTACACAACATGAAAACATAACGGCATTATTCTCTTCATCCCATTGATGGTAATTTACAAAAGGTTTACCTGCGGTTTGTATGTTATTATTTTCAGCGTAAGCTATAACTTTAGGTAGCATATTCTGCATTTTTGTAGAAAGTTCGTTTATTTTACAAGAAGCGGTGTTGTATAAATAGTAGCCACCACCGTGTTGAGTAACTCCAGCAACATTAATGCTGTATTTTTTCATGCTAGCAACGGCAATGCTATCTAGTTTAAATAAACCACGATCAAAATCGGGAGCAACAGATTCTTCAATAGGTCCAGAAAAAGCGGTATACATTTTAGTCATAAAATCTTGCTTCCCACTCATGGTCCAAGTTACTTTTGTACCATTGTTTTCAGTCTCAAAAGACCAATGAATATCCGATTGGCTTTCAAAAGGTGTTAGAAAATTAATTTGTTGTGTTATAGATTTGTTTTCTTCAACAGCTAAAGTCTTCATGCTGCCTTCTCCTAAAATGTCTCCGCTCCAGGCATAACCTGCATCAATACCACTGGTTTTATCTAAATAAGTAAGTGTTGCTAGCGGTTCTTGTTCAAGCCATGGAGAGAAGTTTGGCCAGTTTTTATAATCATTCACTTCATTAAAAACCACAGTGCTTGGAGCCTCAATTATTCTACTTCTAGAAAACGTATACGTGTTGGGTTGCACCGCAATATATATAGATGAGCCTATAATTGTAATAAGTAAAAGAAATAAAATATACTTAAAAGCTTTCATTGTATATGGTTTAGAGAGAGAATATTTAACTCAAAGATAATCAATTTTAAAATTCGTTTAATAAATTATTACATTTGTTGAATTAATAATAACGTTTTAATAGCGAAATGTTCTAATTTTATAAAAACAAGAATAGTAAGTCGGTTTAAATCGTTGTTTTTGTAAGTTAAAAAAAATAATAATTCAAATTATGAAACTAAAATCAATTGTAGGTGTTGCAATAATAAACCTAATGCTGTTTTCATGTGGTAATGAAAAAAGTGATAGTAAGGTTATTGAAGAGGTAAAAGAGGTTGTTGCATTTAATTATAATGTAGATCAATTTGCTGATATTAAAATATTAAAGTATCAAATTCCGGGTTGGGATAAATTAACTTTAAAAGAACAAAAGTTAGTTTACTATTTAACTCAAGCGGGTTTGTCTGGTCGCGATATTATGTGGGATCAAAATTACCGTTATAACTTAAAAATTAGAAAGGCTTTAGAGCAAGTTTACACAAGCTATTCTGGTGATAAAAAGGCTAAAGATTGGGCAAGTTTTGAGAGTTATTTAAAACGTGTTTGGTTTAGTAATGGTATACACCATCAC
The window above is part of the Algibacter sp. L3A6 genome. Proteins encoded here:
- a CDS encoding SRPBCC family protein, with protein sequence MKAFKYILFLLLITIIGSSIYIAVQPNTYTFSRSRIIEAPSTVVFNEVNDYKNWPNFSPWLEQEPLATLTYLDKTSGIDAGYAWSGDILGEGSMKTLAVEENKSITQQINFLTPFESQSDIHWSFETENNGTKVTWTMSGKQDFMTKMYTAFSGPIEESVAPDFDRGLFKLDSIAVASMKKYSINVAGVTQHGGGYYLYNTASCKINELSTKMQNMLPKVIAYAENNNIQTAGKPFVNYHQWDEENNAVMFSCCVPTTEKVISSNSDILTGQLLPFKAVKTVLKGNYTNLKEAWKKGMNYIPENGLEALENGPTIEVYSNLAENNPNPAEWLTEIYIAIKPLDD
- a CDS encoding O-methyltransferase, whose amino-acid sequence is MYQIIQYFKFLLKSTNEHGVHSPFVYDLITKCFYDKKNYPDYKTIIDYKAALLKNNNLIQVTDLGAGSQVMKQEKRSISKMAKNAGSTNNHAKLLYRLSNYFKPENSLELGTSLGIATAALHLGNPKANIKTIEGCPNISTLSKSNFEAFKLKNIEVIIGNFNDEIEQLKTNNSYDLIFFDGNHKKQATLDYFEALLETAHNDSVFIFDDIYWSKGMTEAWEIIKKHPKVKVTVDTFFWGFVFFRKEQVREDFIIRV
- a CDS encoding DUF5723 family protein encodes the protein MKKISLVVLLLVGSFGAKAQSYVGFLTDNYSGVNSVIANPANITDSRFKTDINIVGVSAFAGNDYYGVNLLDALKDDYDFDLDAKKSPSTDNNAAINLDVMGPAFMFNLTETSSLAIFTRARSMVNVTEINGETIDNVDDDTTDDFIVNEGDFTTFAQAWAEVGVTYARVLMNKEEHFLKGGLTVKYLQGGGTAYAYGKNVTVDYDADGTNPTTGSLDTTGELTYGYYDNFDNDDYDYELPDASGFGADLGFVYEWRPDYRDYQTTNADGDTYSHKYENKYKLKLGISITDIGQINYKEGTQEVFDINGTNINEDDFDNGDDFADALENIYGIGTVTNGYKVKLPTAVHLNADYSFTKRFFLNLNTDFSLIAKGKEKASRIANMVSLTPRFESKWFSFYVPVSLVQYNGFQAGAGFRAGPLYIGSGSVITALAGDNTKGADVYAGLKVPVYQGKPRDRDNDGIIDKLDGCPKEAGPAENNGCPWLDSDVDGVMDNDDNCPEVAGPKENKGCPWGDTDNDGVLDNIDICPKVAGPVENSGCPWKDTDNDGVADKDDECVDVAGTVANKGCPEVIVPTVEVQATLNAYAKTILFNSGKSSIKTESNKVLAEIVNILGEYPDAKFSIEGHTDSSGGDTLNQRLSDARANAVKAYLVKNGVDEFRLSAIGFGETRPIATNATSAGRADNRRVEINLVK
- the crcB gene encoding fluoride efflux transporter CrcB, whose translation is MKQLVFVFLGGGFGSVLRYVIGKLLNNTENGIPYGTFVANILGSLLIGIVLGLAAKHDSLSQNQTLLLATGFCGGFTTFSTFAYENHMFLKSGDFTSFAIYTIASFVVGFLAVFFGMYLAK
- a CDS encoding DUF2795 domain-containing protein produces the protein MYWTLELASYLSDAPWPATKDELIDYAIRTGAPLEVVENLQSIEDEGDSYDSIEEIWSDYPTDEDYLWNEDEY
- the secA gene encoding preprotein translocase subunit SecA, coding for MTFLDSILKVFVGDKSKQDVKAITPIVKQITTYEAALEALSHDQLRAKTAEFKAKIAEATQATNDTIASLVNEAESTEDIDRREDIYQEIDKLKDEAYKITEDVLNTILPEAFAVVKETAKRFTKNTQISVTASEFDRSISADKAYVSLEGDQATWANSWDAAGKAITWDMVHYDVQLIGGIAMHQGKIAEMQTGEGKTLVATLPVYLNALAGKGVHLVTVNDYLAKRDSAWMAPIFEFHGLSVACIDYFKPNSPERKAAYNADITYGTNNEFGFDYLRDNMAHSPDDLVQRPHHYAIVDEVDSVLVDDARTPLIISGPIPQGERHEFTELKPKVDDIVTVQRKYLTGVLAEAKKLIKDGDTKEGGLKLLRVYRGIPKNKALIKFLSEEGVKQLLQKTENYFMADNNREMPKVDEELYYVIEEKNNQVELTDKGVEYISGKDNPDFFILPEIGLEIAKIESQGLSKEDEAEQKEDLYKDFGVKSERIHTLNQLLKAYALFEKDTQYVVMENKVMIVDEQTGRIMDGRRYSDGLHQAIEAKENVKIEDATQTFATVTLQNYFRMYRKLSGMTGTAVTEAGEFWEIYELDVVEIPTNRPIARDDKEDLVYKTKREKYNAVIDDVTKLAEAGRPVLIGTTSVEISELLGKMLSIRKIPHNVLNAKQHKKEADIVDQAGKSGQVTIATNMAGRGTDIKLSAEVKAAGGLAIVGTERHDSRRVDRQLRGRAGRQGDPGSSQFYVSLEDNLMRLFGSERIAKMMDKMGLQEGEVIQHSMISKSIERAQKKVEENQFGVRKRLLEYDDVMNAQREVVYKRRHHALFGERLRVDLANMIFDTSEGIVETNKAASDFKNFEFELIRYFSMSSPVTEAEFGKLAAQDITAKIYKAAFENYKEKMMRNAESAFPVIKNVFETQGDKFKRIVVPFTDGIKTLNVVTDLEKAYETQGKQLITDFEKNITLAIIDDAWKTHLRKMDELKQSVQLAVHEQKDPLLIYKFEAFELFKAMIDEVNKDVISFLFKGELPQETQNTIQEARDRKQENLNTQKEEIPNLDERSAQSRAAGNTQSQQQQVTETIVRDQPKIGRNDRVTIKNVMNGENKTVKFKQAEPLLAKGEWVIVEE
- a CDS encoding cob(I)yrinic acid a,c-diamide adenosyltransferase → MKIYTKTGDNGTTALFGGTRVPKHHIRIESYGTVDELNSHLGLIRDQDINEDYKELLTEIQHKLFTVGAILATDPEKAVLKNGKDRLNIEKISIKDIERLELAMDSMNEALPEMTHFVLPGGHQTVSFCHIARCVCRRAERLATALNDLEPFEANALKYLNRLSDYLFVLARKLSLDLQANEIKWIPEKY